The segment acaaacttgaaaccccttaacccaaggatgatttgtaccaattTTGGTtggaattggcccagtggttcaggAGAAGAAAtcgaaagtatgaaaagtttacagacagacgacgaacaacgggtgatcagaaaagctaacttgaactttcagctcaggtgagctaaaaattattTCCTATGTATtcataagtaaaactttgatcccttgtGGTGGCCCTATCCCATCTCCTGGGACCATGACATGaaaaatctacactatgtcaggaaggttccATATATTtctcatcttttctagcccagtggttcttgagaggaagatatTTAAAAGACCCCACCCTATATTTaccttttcttaattatcttcCCTTGAAAGGGGACATTACCCTTCATTAGcacaattttgaatccccttcacccaaggatgctctgcaccaagtttggttggcattggcccagtgattctaaAGAAGACGtcgaaaatgtgtaaagtttaaaGACGAACGCACGGACGGGTGAGCTTAGGTGAGTTAAAAGTCCCAGATATGACACCCCTTTCGTTAATGTTTCCATCTTACCATCCATCGGGTAGTAGAACTGACTTTCAGCAGCAGAAGAGAATCCAGAAGCCGTCGACATTTCTTCGTAGTCACGTGATCCTATAGACCCTGATGGTTTCCGAGATCGAGTTTTGTTGAATGCTGACATTTCCATGTCAACATGAGTGGCAGAAGCCTGGTTGCATGTGTCACTCAAGTAACGCTGTAAAATTGTCTGTTTAAATTTACTTTGAGGCCCATACATGCATTCTCTGAAAGGCTTGTGGAAATCAGATTCCAAGCCCGGTGGAAAAAATCCGCTGGTAGGAGTCTGAGATCTAGAGGGAACAACAACATCATCATTAGGCGGTGGATCGTCTGTTACCGGATTGAATCCAACTCGTTGATCAGGAGCGGGATTCAGTTCGTCTGTGTTCGTTAATGAATCGTCTGCAAACAAGaaagaaaattaatgaaaattcaGTAGTCTTGCAGCTATACATAATGAAAAAGTTAGAATTCTAATATGCAAATTCTAATCAACTTTAATACATTTCAGTCAATTTTAAATGCTCTTAAGCTTTTGTGTTCTGTATCTCCTTTCCTTTTAGGCATCCAAGAtcaatgttcattttttttttcaaaaccgtCAGGATGAATTGCAAGTATTAGAAAATATCATCTTCATGCATGAAGACATCGAAGATTATCTTTAATTCAACCTAAATTCATTGATTTGCTGGGGGGAAATAACAGCAAAAATTTACATTGCATGCAAGAATAAAGCAGTCATTAGAAACCTCAAGACATTTCCACCCAAACAATGCGTGTTGCATTGTTGCTATAACCGACCTTTCCAGGGTTTTAATTTCTTTATATCTGGCTGCGTAAGAAATTTTATTCCTCATACAAATATTAATTTGTCAGAAGATTCGATAGAAATATCGAACTACATGTAGGTTGACATTCGACTAGCTgcaaaactgtagctctctgaaaaaatattttgacggaacagagatATACAGAAccatcccttataaaaaccttcgatttatggcgcacaaaaagctgtgcacggttgaggccttatatcgttgtattcttgagttgctgtctcatgaatttaatatcaaaaaattctcatattttcctactatacttgtgtccaaacataccttcaaatatttattaaagccccatacgaccccaAAACTCCCAGatttaaatgatttcgtttgttgacgtagccatgttaggtagccggtcaattcgaaccctgttgttgttggtatctattcataaaattcgttataagttatgtattcgctcttcatttattatcaacacgaataatttatagaaattaaaaaatatagtttttctaATGGTAAAAGAAGctacaaaatgaaaatgctacaaaagtccgtaacactcgtgtggcagggatggagaccggaccagactaatgaaagccgcattgccgcgagtttagctatttgaataattattatttaaaggcactgggatgatatattatttaaaatatttagctaaaatatttgtgggaatattagttcacatctagacgttattgggCAAGTATGGACAttgaccgggattcgaattgaccggctatctaacatggctacgtcaaaaAACGAAAtctttgaagctgggagttttcaggtcgtatggggctttaatgaatatctgaaggtatgtttggacacaagtatagtaggaaaat is part of the Ostrea edulis chromosome 2, xbOstEdul1.1, whole genome shotgun sequence genome and harbors:
- the LOC130051773 gene encoding homeobox protein Mohawk-like isoform X1, with the protein product MDNMNKTGSDTGTEERTIKRILRERSSRRPLQLKLRQKRQTMQNMTRPLKQWLCKNRDNPYPSKLEKEILARESQMTNTQVSNWFANARRRLKNAVKGDNIPWSTRVKLYNNSVPGNAELLSISSDDSSLFDSDDNDDSLTNTDELNPAPDQRVGFNPVTDDPPPNDDVVVPSRSQTPTSGFFPPGLESDFHKPFRECMYGPQSKFKQTILQRYLSDTCNQASATHVDMEMSAFNKTRSRKPSGSIGSRDYEEMSTASGFSSAAESQFYYPMDGKMETLTKGVSYLGLLTHLSSPVRAFVFKLYTFSTSSLESLGQCQPNLVQSILG